One window from the genome of Nicotiana sylvestris chromosome 9, ASM39365v2, whole genome shotgun sequence encodes:
- the LOC138877403 gene encoding uncharacterized protein gives MLLKCDIETPPIKKSFRFLNLWTKHETFKDLVKENWNADFSANPFCIFNYKLKKLKKALSTWSRATYGDIFQKIASLEEVVLVHERQFEVNPTQMNRQRLQQVQAEMIKYLALEEEFWRQKVGMLWFKDGDRNTKFFHAQVNGRRKRLKLSRIQNSLGN, from the coding sequence ATGCTGCTGAAATGTGATATAGAAACTCCTCCAATTAAGAAGTCATTCAGATTTCTTAACCTTTGGACTAAGCATGAAACCTTCAAAGATTTAGTAAAGGAGAATTGGAATGCTGATTTTAGTGCTAACCCTTTCTGCATTTTTAACTACAAGTTAAAGAAGCTTAAGAAAGCATTATCTACCTGGAGTAGAGCTACATATGGGGATATATTCCAGAAGATTGCAAGCCTTGAGGAGGTGGTCCTGGTTCATGAAAGACAATTTGAAGTCAATCCTACACAGATGAATAGACAAAGATTACAACAGGTCCAAGCTGAAATGATTAAATATCTTGCATTAGAAGAAGAATTCTGGAGACAAAAAGTTGGCATGTTATGGTTCAAAGATGGCGATAGAAACACTAAATTCTTCCATGCTCAAGTTAATGGGAGAAGGAAGAGACTGAAATTATCAAGGATCCAGAATAGCCTTGGTAACTAG